GTATTGACGCGGGGCCCGAAAGGCCGCATAGTGGCTTTTGTGCCTATAGCAGCCACTCGGCCACTATGCGTGGCAACAAGCTGAAGGACAGAGGCTCGGGCCGGCGCCTCGCCGCCCGGGTCCTGGCCACCGGACCGGGCCGGCGCCTGGTCGACGGGCTGGTCCGGCTGGCGGGCGAGCCCTGCCTGGGACCACCGGGGGACCCCGACGATCCGGAGTCCCTGGAGCACCGCCGCCGGATCCAGGCGGTGCTCAACGTCGCCGCCGGCCTGCGGATCGTCTACCAGCCGATCGTCGACCTCGGCTCGCTCCAGGTCGTCGGCTACGAGGCCCTGTCCCGCTTCGACAGCGACCGGACGGCGGAGGACTGGTACGACGAGGCCCACGCCGTCGGCTTGGGCGTGGAGCTCGAGATGCTGGCGATCTCCCGGGCGGTGGCCGACCCCCCGCCCCACGGCTACCTCTCGGTCAACGTCAGCCCCGCCACCCTGGCGTCGGACGCCTTCCGGGAGTTCCTCGACGAGCGCCTCTGGGGCCGGCTGGTCGTGGAGCTGACCGAGCACGTCGGCATCGACGACTACGACTCCCTCGGCCGGACGGTCACCCGACTGCGCGACCGGGGCGGGCGCCTGGCCGTCGACGACGCCGGCGGCGGCTACGCCTCCCTGCGCCACGTGGTCTCGCTCGGGCCCGACATCATCAAGATCGACCGCAGCCTCATCGCCTCCATGGACCGCGACTCCGGGCGCAGGGAGCTCGCCCGGTCCCTCAGTCGCTTCGCCCATCGGACCGGTGCGTCGCTGGTGGCCGAGGGCATCGAGCGGCCCGAGGAGTACGACACCTGCCGGCAGGTCGGCATCGACTGCGGCCAGGGCTACCTGTTCGGCGCCCCCGCCCCCCTGGAGCGGCTCAGCCGCCAGCAGATCGTGCTCGGCCCCACTGGCTGACACCTTCGGGGCGCGGCGCCCATTAGGGTCGGTCCGTCGCTGCCGACCGCCATGACGCCGCCGGGACCCCGGGGCCGTCCGGTCTCGAGCTGCGGGGGTGGCTGGACCCCAAGGTGCTGGCGCTGGCGGTGGTCGCGCTGGCCGCCGGCTTCGGGCAGTTCGGTGCCGTGGCCACGCTCGGGGACGTCGCGCGGGGCTTCGGCCACGCCGTGCACGGGGACACCATCGCCGAGCAGGCCGGGCTGTCGGCTACCGAGGTGGGGCTGGGCCTGGCCGTGCTCCGCCTCGCCTCGCTCGGCGCCCTGCGGGTGGCGGGGGCGGCCGACCGGGTGGGCCGGCGCCGGGTGCTCCTCGGCGCCACCGCCTTCGGCCTGGTCGTCACGATCCTGGCCGCCGCCAGCCCCGGCTACTGGTGGTTCGTGGTGATCCTGGCCGCCGGGCGCCCGGCGCTGTCGGCCGCCGTGTCGGTGGCCCAGGTGGCGGCGGTGGAGGAGACCGGGACCCGGGACCGGGCCAAGGCGGTGGCCCTGCTGGCCGCCGCGTATGCCGCCGGCTCGGGCATCACGGTGGTGCTGCACAGCCTGGCCAAGGGGGTGCTCGGTTTCCGGGGGATCTTCGCCCTGGCGATCGTCCCGTTGCTCCTGCTGTGGTGGGTGCGGGGCCGGGTGTCGGAGACCGGGCGCTTCTCCCAGATGGGCGGGGAGCACGCCGCCCCGGTGCTCGGCCCGGTGGCCCGCCCCTACCGGAGGCGGCTGGCGGTGGTGGCGGGGCTGGCGTTCGCGGTGGCGGTGGTGGCGGGGCCGGCCAACAGCTTCCTGTTCCTGTACGCGCAGAACGTGCGCCACCTGGTGGGCTGGGAGACGGCGGTGATGGTCGTGGTGGCGG
The genomic region above belongs to Acidimicrobiales bacterium and contains:
- a CDS encoding EAL domain-containing protein, with translation MRGNKLKDRGSGRRLAARVLATGPGRRLVDGLVRLAGEPCLGPPGDPDDPESLEHRRRIQAVLNVAAGLRIVYQPIVDLGSLQVVGYEALSRFDSDRTAEDWYDEAHAVGLGVELEMLAISRAVADPPPHGYLSVNVSPATLASDAFREFLDERLWGRLVVELTEHVGIDDYDSLGRTVTRLRDRGGRLAVDDAGGGYASLRHVVSLGPDIIKIDRSLIASMDRDSGRRELARSLSRFAHRTGASLVAEGIERPEEYDTCRQVGIDCGQGYLFGAPAPLERLSRQQIVLGPTG
- a CDS encoding MFS transporter, giving the protein MLALAVVALAAGFGQFGAVATLGDVARGFGHAVHGDTIAEQAGLSATEVGLGLAVLRLASLGALRVAGAADRVGRRRVLLGATAFGLVVTILAAASPGYWWFVVILAAGRPALSAAVSVAQVAAVEETGTRDRAKAVALLAAAYAAGSGITVVLHSLAKGVLGFRGIFALAIVPLLLLWWVRGRVSETGRFSQMGGEHAAPVLGPVARPYRRRLAVVAGLAFAVAVVAGPANSFLFLYAQNVRHLVGWETAVMVVVAGGAGFGGLVAGRWLADHIGRRPTAGIGLVLIALAATLTYSGSTPALLLGYVAGVTTGSIFAPAAGALSNELFPTAVRASVGGWTVAAGVLGATAGLLLFGAVADVGNRFSVAALATFLPVIPAALLFRLVPETRGREPEELWE